From the genome of Longimicrobiales bacterium:
CCGAGAAATCGGATCACCGCGTCATTGAACCCATCTGCGACGCTGCGCGGCAACGCGTGGCCGCCACCGGTCAGCCATGCAATCCGCGCACCCTGCACGTCCTGCGCGAGCTGCTCCACATACTCTCGATCCGCCACGTTGTCCCTGGTCCCGACAATGAACAGCACAGGACAGCGCAGCGCGCGCACATCCGTGTCCGGCTCGTCGGGCGATG
Proteins encoded in this window:
- a CDS encoding alpha/beta hydrolase; its protein translation is SPDEPDTDVRALRCPVLFIVGTRDNVADREYVEQLAQDVQGARIAWLTGGGHALPRSVADGFNDAVIRFLGAVDRTR